The DNA window TGGCGCCGTACAGGGCCGCAGCCGCGCCTTTGCCGCTCGAATCGCCAAACGCGATGAGTGCGACCTTCTCTTCAATCTCGAACACATCATAGATGTCACCGGTGACCTCGCGGGCCGGACGCATGCCCATTCCGATCTCGAGTCCGTGGATCCCCGGATCTTCCTGTGGCAACAGCAGGCTTTGCACGCGCCGGGCGGCGATCAAATCCTGTTCCATCCGCAACTGGCGTGAGGCGACTTCTTCATACAGCCGGGCATTCTCGATGCTGGCGGCCACCTGGGGCGCGAGCAGCCCGAGCGTGCGCGAATGCTCTTCCGTAAAGAAGTTCACCCGGTCGCTTTCCACGTCCATTACTCCAATGACGCGATCGTTCACGATCAGCGGGACCGCAACTTCACTGCGGATGCCGGCTGAGGTTTCAATGTAGCGCTCGTCTTCCGCAACATCGGCGACGCGAATGGTATGACGCGCCCGCACGGCGGCTCCTGTCACTCCCATGCTCAATGGAATGTCTGCGCTCTTGCGTTGATCGAAGCGGAGGCTGAAACGATTCTTCAGCACCTGTTCGGCTTCATCCACCAGCATGACGCTGAAGCCGTCGTAATGGATCAGAGTTCGTACGCCGCTCGCAATCTTCTGCAGCAGAATATCGAGGTCGAGAATCGAAGAGAATTCCTTGGTCAGTTGGGTAAGCAGCTTCAGCGTTTTGTGGTTTTGCTCGACACGCCTGTAGAGCCGGGCATTGTCCACCGCGGAGGCCACCCGGCTGGCGATCAGACTCAGCAGCGCTTCTTCGCGCTTGCCATAGGCGTTGAGCCGTGTGCTCTCCAAATCGATGACGCCCACCAGACGGCCACGCGCCAACATCGGGACAGCGACCTCGCTGCGAATCGCATCCAGTGCATTCAAGTAACGACTGTCCGCGCGCACATCTCCGACATTCACCGGTTGGCGGCTTTCGGCTGCCGCACCCACGAGCCCTTCGCCAGGCTTGACTGTGAGCGTTCTGACCAGTTCGTCGCGATGGCCGATCGAATAGCGAACCTTCAATTGCTTCGCACGGTCGCTATAGAGAAGAATGGCGAAGACATCAAAGCCGATCACGCGGTGGATCACATCGCCAACGTGGTCCAAGACCTGATCGAGATCGAGTGTGGCAGAAGTGGTCTCTGCGACTTCCAGAAGAAAGTCCAGCAGCTCTGCCCGCTCTTCAAATTGAACTGTTCGTTCTTTCTGCTTCGCCATTAATACCCACCGCCAGAGGCGCTTGCTCCCTTTACGATGGCAATACTGGCACTTGCTCCGATCCGTGTCGCTCCGGCCTCCACCATTTTCACCGCATCGTCATAGCTTCGCACGCCGCCACTCGCTTTCACGCCTAGCTTATCTCCAACGATGCGGCGCATGAGGCGAATATCTTCGACCGTCGCACCGCCCTTTGAGAATCCTGTCGATGTCTTGACAAAATCCGCTCCTGCCGTCATGCAGATCCGGCACGCGAGTTCCTTTTCGACATCGTTTAACAGGCAAGTTTCCAGAATGACTTTGAGCCGTCCTCCGGCAAGATGGACCATTTCCGCCGTTGTCGCGACATCGACCTCCACATCTGAAATCAAGCCACTCTTCAACGCGCCCACATTCAACACCATGTCGACTTCTGCCGCGCCATCGTTTACGCTCCGCTGTGCTTCCCAACGCTTGACGGCGGCAGGCGTTGCGCCCAAGGGAAATCCGGCTACCGTGCAAACCTTGACATTGCTTCCTTCGAGGGCGTTGACCGCATAGGCGACCCAATAAGGGTTGACACAGACACTGAAAAACTTGTACTCCGCAGCTTCCTCACACAACAGGGCAATCTCTGCTTCCGTCGCATCGGCGCGAAGCAGAGTGTGGTCGATCAACTTGGCTAGATCCATCCTTAATAGGATCGCGCAAAGCCCCGCGTTTCGCTTCTAGACAACGCGCCGTTTGCGGAACTCGTCTACGCTCACTGCCAGAATGATGATGGCGCCGATGATTGCCTGCTGCCAGTACGGAGAAATGCCCTGCAGGTCGCTTCCGTTGGAAAGCAAACCCATGATGAAGGCGCCGACAAGGGTGCCAAGCACACTGCCCTCCCCGCCGCGCAGGCTGCCGCCGCCGATGACCACTGCGGCAATGGCCTGGAGTTCATAGCCCTGTCCGGCTGTGGGTTGGCCGGTCATCAGGCGAGAGGCTTCAATCATGCCCGCCAGGCCGGTGAGTGCGCCGCCAATGGCGTAGACACAGGTGACGTGGAAGGCCACTGGAATGCCTGCGTAGAATGCGGCGTCGGGATTGCTGCCAATTGCAAAACTGTAGCGGCCGAGTTTGGTGTGTTCGAGGATAAAGTGCACAATGGCCGCGCAAGCCATCAGTACCCAGAGAACAAACGGTACTCCGAGGACCGTGCCCTCTCCGAGAAAGCTGAAAGCGGGGGGAATATCATGTACAGGCAAGCCGTTCGAGATGACAAGCGTCAAGCCGCGGATGATGCCCAATGTGCCCAAGGTCACGATAAACGAATTGATCTTGAGGCGCGTGGTGAGATAGCCGTTGAGGAAACCCCAGAATGCGCCTGTCGCGATGCCGACGAGGATGCCAATCGCGATGGGCTGGCCTTTTGCCATCGCCATGGTGCCGAGCAAACCACCCATGGCCAGGATGGAGCCGACACTGAGATCGATTCCACCGGTGATGATGATCATGGTCATCCCCAGCGCCATGATGTTGATCACGGCTGTCTGGCGGATGACGCTCGATAGATTTGTCTCGCTGAGAAAATTAGGGACAAAGCAGAGAGTGATAAATAAAACAATGAGGGTTCCAAACGGGAGCAGCCGTTGAATCATACCTTCGCCTCTTCCTCGAACGCGGCCAGTGCCATGATCTCTTCCTGTGTCGTTTTGCCGGGGAGTTCTCCGGTGATCTTTCCTTGCCGCATGACCAGAATCCGATCGGCTACCTGAATCAATTCGGGGAGTTCACTCGATACCATCAGCACTGCGGCGCCTTGCCGCGCTAACTCGTCCATCGTCTCAAACACTTCCGTTTTCGCTCCCACATCGATGCCGCGTGTGGGCTCATCGAACAGAAAGACCCGGGCGCCTTGGGCCACCCACTTGGCGATCACAATCTTCTGCTGGTTCCCACCGCTCAGCCGCACGCTCTTCTGCCCGGGCCCGTCGGTCTTAATCCGCAATTTTTCAATGTACTTCTGTTCGGTTTCGCGCAGCGCCGCTTTGTTCAGGATGCCCATCGGGGCATGCGCTCCGACGCTGGCCAGCGTAAGGTTCCAACCAACGGGAAGCTGGGTAGCCAAGCCCGTTCGTTGCCGGTCTTCAGGAATCAATGCAATGCCCGCCTTGACGGCATCGCGTGGCGAACGCAGGCTCAATACTTTCCCGCCGACGCTCACCGTTCCACTTTCGAATCGATCGATGCCAAAGATGGCCCGGCAAAGCTCCGTCCGCCCTGCGCCCATCAATCCGGCCAATCCCACGATCTCTCCCGCGCGCACTGTCAGAGAGAGATCACGTAGAATTTCTCCTCGCCGCAGTCCTTCCACCCGCAACAGTTCTGTACCGGGCGGCAGTGCTTCTCGCGAATACATCGCTCCCAGATCCCTTCCCACCATGTGCTGGATCAATTGTGCACGGCTCAAGTCGCACATGTCGCAAGAATGTACGGTTGCACCATCCCGCAAGACCGTGACCCGATCGCCCAGTGTCCGAAGCTCTTCCAGGCGATGCGTGATATAAATCACACCGGCGCCTTTCTGTTTTAGCTTTTGTACGATTTCGAAGACTGCTTTGGTTTCTCCCTCGCTCAAGCTGGAGGTGGGTTCGTCAAAGATCAGGAGGGAAGTGCCATTGGCGATGGCGCGGCAGATCTCAACCAGTTGCCGTCCGGCTGGGCTGAGTTTTTCTACTTTCCAGTTGGCTTGGAGCGGGAATCCATGTTGCTCAATCAACTGGCTGGCTCGCTCCATCATGGCGGCCCGCTTGACAATACCAAAGCCGCCCATTTCCTCACGGCCAAGGAAAATATTCTCGCCGACGCTCAAATGCGGCGCGAGCAGGCTTTCCTGGTGCACCATGGCGATTCCGCTGGCGGCCGACTCCTTGGGATTGAGGAAATCCACCTTCTGCCCGCGAAACAGCATCTCCCCACCATCGAGGCGCTGCATTCCGGCGACGATCTTCATCATCGTGCTTTTGCCGGCGCCGTTCTCCCCCATCAGCAAATGAACTTCCCCCGCGCGCACAGCGAGGTTGCCGTTTCGAAGTGCTGTCACGCCCCCAAAGCGTTTCTGCACCGATTTCATTTCCAATAGCATCGAAACTACACAGTCTATCGAACCTCTCCCCATATGACACTTTTCATTGCCCAAGCTGACATCCGCGTAGCGCCCGAGCCGGCCTTGTCATTCCGATTCCAATTTCGAGACTCTGTGGTGTGGAGTGGTGAGGGAACCATCCTTCGGTCCGGCCGCA is part of the Bryobacter aggregatus MPL3 genome and encodes:
- the deoC gene encoding deoxyribose-phosphate aldolase; this translates as MDLAKLIDHTLLRADATEAEIALLCEEAAEYKFFSVCVNPYWVAYAVNALEGSNVKVCTVAGFPLGATPAAVKRWEAQRSVNDGAAEVDMVLNVGALKSGLISDVEVDVATTAEMVHLAGGRLKVILETCLLNDVEKELACRICMTAGADFVKTSTGFSKGGATVEDIRLMRRIVGDKLGVKASGGVRSYDDAVKMVEAGATRIGASASIAIVKGASASGGGY
- a CDS encoding GAF domain-containing protein, coding for MAKQKERTVQFEERAELLDFLLEVAETTSATLDLDQVLDHVGDVIHRVIGFDVFAILLYSDRAKQLKVRYSIGHRDELVRTLTVKPGEGLVGAAAESRQPVNVGDVRADSRYLNALDAIRSEVAVPMLARGRLVGVIDLESTRLNAYGKREEALLSLIASRVASAVDNARLYRRVEQNHKTLKLLTQLTKEFSSILDLDILLQKIASGVRTLIHYDGFSVMLVDEAEQVLKNRFSLRFDQRKSADIPLSMGVTGAAVRARHTIRVADVAEDERYIETSAGIRSEVAVPLIVNDRVIGVMDVESDRVNFFTEEHSRTLGLLAPQVAASIENARLYEEVASRQLRMEQDLIAARRVQSLLLPQEDPGIHGLEIGMGMRPAREVTGDIYDVFEIEEKVALIAFGDSSGKGAAAALYGAMVSGFLRSMAYRRLSPAKMMKVLNDRLCERRVEGQYVTLMLVRWDADEKKLTFASAGGGLPLLMRDGKVTRLHLEGVPLGLLENREYDETVSIVKTGDLVGLFSDGFEDQANAEGVPFGQNGLKQSFQRYKQVAPGLIFEKVLSDLDEYRSAVSIHDDQSALILKVK
- a CDS encoding ABC transporter permease; this encodes MIQRLLPFGTLIVLFITLCFVPNFLSETNLSSVIRQTAVINIMALGMTMIIITGGIDLSVGSILAMGGLLGTMAMAKGQPIAIGILVGIATGAFWGFLNGYLTTRLKINSFIVTLGTLGIIRGLTLVISNGLPVHDIPPAFSFLGEGTVLGVPFVLWVLMACAAIVHFILEHTKLGRYSFAIGSNPDAAFYAGIPVAFHVTCVYAIGGALTGLAGMIEASRLMTGQPTAGQGYELQAIAAVVIGGGSLRGGEGSVLGTLVGAFIMGLLSNGSDLQGISPYWQQAIIGAIIILAVSVDEFRKRRVV
- a CDS encoding sugar ABC transporter ATP-binding protein, which translates into the protein MQKRFGGVTALRNGNLAVRAGEVHLLMGENGAGKSTMMKIVAGMQRLDGGEMLFRGQKVDFLNPKESAASGIAMVHQESLLAPHLSVGENIFLGREEMGGFGIVKRAAMMERASQLIEQHGFPLQANWKVEKLSPAGRQLVEICRAIANGTSLLIFDEPTSSLSEGETKAVFEIVQKLKQKGAGVIYITHRLEELRTLGDRVTVLRDGATVHSCDMCDLSRAQLIQHMVGRDLGAMYSREALPPGTELLRVEGLRRGEILRDLSLTVRAGEIVGLAGLMGAGRTELCRAIFGIDRFESGTVSVGGKVLSLRSPRDAVKAGIALIPEDRQRTGLATQLPVGWNLTLASVGAHAPMGILNKAALRETEQKYIEKLRIKTDGPGQKSVRLSGGNQQKIVIAKWVAQGARVFLFDEPTRGIDVGAKTEVFETMDELARQGAAVLMVSSELPELIQVADRILVMRQGKITGELPGKTTQEEIMALAAFEEEAKV